Within the Candidatus Methylomirabilis sp. genome, the region AGAAGAAAATCCGCTCTCCCCGGCCCCGCGCGATCAAGGCGAACCGGCGGATCGCCTCCTCCTCCCAGGCGGCGAAGTGGGCGAGGACGTCCTTCACCGACCAGCGCCCCTGGGTGCGCGGGCGGAAGAGCTCGCTCTCCGGCAGGCGGGCGAGGAAGCGGAGGGTGGCCGCCCGCGACCGGGTCATCCGCCGGACCGCCTCCGCTCTCCAGGCGCGAAGCCGCGCGGGCCGGACGGTGCCGCTCATCGCTTCCCCTGACGATCCATCGCCCCTTGCCCGCCCCCGTCCCACCCTAAGCCGGGACACCCCCGGCGTCAAGCTGGAGGCGTTCAGCACGGACCGGGGGATGGGTCTGCGGAGGGTCGAGACGGCGGGCTACGGGGCGACCACCGGGAATTCCATTACAGGGACCGAGCCCCCGTCTGCCGCCACATCACGATCTGCCCAGCGTGCGGAAGTAGAGCACAAACGCCACGGCCACCACCATCGCGACGCCGCTCCGGACGAGGGCCCAGAGCCCGCCTGGCTGGGCATTGCGCGCTTCCCACACTGCGTACCCGAAGAAAAAGACGATGGCGACGGCAATGAGAATCTTGTGGGCCGTGATGAGGGTCACGGTGCCCCTCCGAGAGACCCCGGGGACCGAACCGAGGGCGCGTCCACCCCTCCCCGCCCGGAAGGGCCATCCGGGCCGGCTACGCGAGATCGGCGGCCGGGCGCTCGACGTCCCGCGCGAGGCCGAACGCCTCCAGCAACCGGATGACCAGGAAGGTGGGGTCCACCTCCCACCAGCGCAGGCCGTGCCGCGCGGATGTCGGGATGGCGTGGTGGTTGTTGTGCCACCCCTCCCCCCAGGTCAGCAGGGCAACCCACCACAGGTTCCGCGAATCGTCGAGCGTGGCGAAGCTCCGGTAGCCCCACCGGTGGCAGGCCGAGTTGATCAACCAGGTGCAATGGTAGACCGCCACCAGTCGGACGAAGATCCCGTAGACCACGAAGGGCCATCCCCCCACCCCCCAGAGGAGGGCCGCCAGGGGGAGCTGCAACGCGAGCTGCCAGCGTTCCAGGAACCGGTAGAACGGATTCCCCCACAACTCGGGCGTGAAGCGCGCGCGTTCCTCAAGGCGCATCCGCTGCGGAAACAGCATCCAGAGCATGTGCCCCCAGAGGAAGCTCTCCTTGGGGCTGTGGGGGTCCCTCTGCTCGTCGGAGTGCCCGTGGTGGATGCGGTGATCCGCCACCCAGGTGATGGGCCCCCCCTGCAAGCTCAGCACGCCGAACACCGCGAGGAGGTATTCGAGCCACCTGGGCGTCCGGAAGCTCCGGTGAGTGAGCAAGCGATGGTACCCCAGGCAGATCCCCCATCCCCCGAGCACGTAGTGCAGAAGCGCCGCCACGCCGAGGGCGGGCCAGGAGAAGGTGACGGGGGCCCACAGGGCCCCCAGATGAATGGCCACAAAGACGACGAGCGTCGGCACGGACAGGGGGCCACGCGTCGCGGACGGCACCGCTGCCCCGGGGGGATGGAGGATTGACGCGGCATTCGCAGCCTCTCGTGCTGTCACAGGCTTCCCTCCTCTCGCGCGGCCAGCGGCCGCTCCACGATCAGGCGATAGGCCTGCAAACGATCGCTCAGGAAGGCGTGGGCGGACCCCCACAGGTAGAGCCGGAACGTGCGGTAGAGCCGCTCGCCCCAACGCCGGATCACCTCTCCGCAGACCCGCTCGAGATTTTCCGCCCAGGCCTTGCACGTGAGGTAATAGCTGTGGCGATCGTTGTGGACGGCCTGCAGGGCGAAGGGGGTCTCGGCCAGGGCCGCCAGGAAGTCGTGCAGGCAGAGGAACGAATGGTTGCCCGGGTAGATATACCGCGAGATGAAGGTGCTGGTTTCGTACTTCCTGCGGACGGCCGAGGCGTCCAGGTACACCCGCCCCCCGGGCTTCAGCAACCGGTGGAATTGCCCCAGGGCGGCCCGGTAATCGGGCAGGTGTTCCATGACGCCCAGCACCACGATGGCGTCGTAGGGCTCCGCCGACCGGTACGCGAGAACGTTCTCGCAGATGGCGCGGCACGGCAGGTGTAACCGCTCGATCAGGTCCGTCAGGAACCGGAGGGATTCGTTGGAGATCGTGAGGGACGTGACCTGGATCCCCCGCCGTCCCGCGTGCTCGGTGAACCCCCCCCACCCGCCCCCCACGTCCAGCACCCGCTGGCCGGGCGTGAGGCGGCACGCGTCGAGGGCGAAGTCGAGCTTGCGCCGCTGCGCCGTCTCGAGCGGCTCGTCGTCGTGCGCGAACAGCGCATGGGAGTAGATGCGGCTCGGGTCCATGAAGAGGAGGTGGAAGTCCCCCTCCACATCGTAGTGCTGCGCGATCGCCCGGGAATCGGTCCGGAGCTGACCAAAAATCAGGGGACTCACCCGGCGCCAGACCCTATGGAGCGGGTGCGGGTCGGTGAGGGCCTCCCGCAGCCCAATGAGCTGGAGCATGTCGCCGGTGATGTCGAGGAACCCCGCCACGTAGGCCTCGCAGAACGCCAGCTCGTCCAGGCGGCTCAAGGCCGCCCACCCCCGGGGATCCTGGATGGCGATCTGGAGGACCGGCTCCCCCTCCCCGAACCGGTAGCTCCGCCCATCCAAGCCCTTTAGGGCGAAGGGGATCCGTGCCTCGGCAGAGATCCGCTCCTGAAGTATCTGGATCAGGCGGTGGGGGCTCATCATTGTGCCGGACCCTCCCCCTTGGAGGCCTCGGAATGGGGCACAAACGCTGTCACCATATCATTTTCCATGGCGGGCGTCACGCAAAATGGCCCTGCCTCTGGAGGTCCTTTTTGGGGGAACATATGACGGGGCATGAACAGGAATTCCCCTACGCCTGGTGGGGTGGAGGGGGGACGACGGGCAGGCGAGGGGAACCGGAGCGGCTACGGCCCGGGCAAGGCTGCGACCAGGGATCTGAGGAAGTCGGCCGTGATGGGCTTGACCTCGCTGCCTTCGTAGTACCCCCACTGGAACTCCTTCTTCAGGCTGTCCCAGAGGATCACCTTCCACCGCTGCCCCCACGAGGTGCCGACCGCGCCAATGCCCCGGTAGGGCGGCCCGCCCATCGCCGGGTCATACTTGGCTCGCTCGAACCATTCCAGCTCGATCTGGAGCCACCGATCCCCGAGGGCGAGCCGGAAGGTCTGCGCCCGGTCATCGGACGGGGCCTCTGGCGTCAGCGAGACGGCTCGCTGGGGATGTGCCGCCCGCAGCTTCTCCACCTCTTCCCGCAGCGTGGCATGGATGGTGCGGACGCCGGCCATGGGAGAGCCCTTCGGGGGTAGAGACGGTTCAGGCATGCACGCCCTCCGCTGCCGGTTCATTCATACATACTGGAACCCATCCCGCCGGTCAATGAGGGGCCCGGCCGGGCCGGGCGCGTCCGCAGCGGAAGAGGGGGAGCTCCCGATTTCGTCTCAGGCGATTTGCCTCAACAGCCGTCGTCGATTAGACTCTGGGCACAGGAGGAGCGGTATGGGACGCTCGAGGCTGGCGATGGCCCTGGTGCTTGCGGTGGGGATGTGGGGACCCGCGGGGATGGGCGCCCTCGCTCAGGGGTCCTGCGCGCCGACCCGGCCCGACTCCGAGGGGCCCTTCTACAAGCCGGGGGCCCCGGAGCGGGCCCAGACCGGCCGCGGTCTGGCGGTCCGGGGGACCGTGCGCTCGGCCGGAAGCTGCGCCCCGATCCCCCGCGCCCGCATCGAGCGCTGGCAGGCCAACCCCGAGGGAGCCTATGACGACGCGCACCGCGCTGCGATGAACACCGACGGCGCCGGGGAGTACCGCTTTGAGACCAACCTCCCCAGACGCTACTTCGGACGGCCCCCCCACATCCACTTCAAGGTCTCCGCGGCGGGTCACCGCCCCCTGACGACCCAGCTTTACCTCACGCCGGGCCAGACCGAGGTCACCTTCGATCTCGTCCTGGTCGCCGAGTAGTCCGAGCCCCCCTCCCACCCCCAAAAAAGCTACGCGGGGTGGGCTTCCGGCCCCACCCCGCGTCGGGCACGATCCACTGAGCACCTCACTGAACCGAAGCCGCCCCCAGGCCTATGCAGCGGCCCTGTGCCCGTGCGGCTCCGTGATCCGCCGGCCGGTGCTGATGTAGGTGTCCACGAACGTCTTGAGCGCGGCGCCGATCACTTCCGGGTTCTCCTGGTCGAGCACGACGTTCAGGGCGTCGGAGACCCAGGGGACGAGCTTCTCCGCGGTCGTGATCGCCTTCAGGACCTCCTTGGCCGTGCCGACCGTTTTGCCCTTGAGCTTGCCGGCTTCCTCGTCCAGCAGCCGCAGGAACAGCCCCTCGGTCAGGCGCTGGCCGCTGAGCGCCCCCTCCCCCTGGAGGACCACCCCGGCGTGCAGCCGCTTCCAGAGCGCGGCCCGGCGGATCTCCGCCGTGGCCAGGTCCTCCATGAGCTGCAGCTTGAGCTGCGGGCTCTGGACCGCCGCGGCGGCGCTGCCCCCAAGGTAGGCGGCCATGTACTGGAGAGTGATGGTGATGTCCTCGCGGAGCCCGGATTCGGTCACCGGCCCCTTCGGGTGGGCCCGGAGCCTGGTCGCTAGCTCCTTGCTGTACCAGTCGGTGCGGGTCGGCGGCGTCCCGATGGCATCGTGGCCCTGCTGGACGGCCTTCTGGAAGATCGGCTGGATCACGGCGACCATGTCCGGCGTGGCAACCCACGCCCCATAGTAGAGGCGGCGCTCCCCGTCCTTGGCCAGCCGCAGCCCCGATTCCCGGGCCTTGTCATCGCTCGCCTTCTCGAGGGCCGCCTTGTTGTTGTAGGCCCGCGCCACGAATCCCTGCAGGAGCCCGATGACGGCGTCGCGATGGCCCTGGAACTGCGCGGGCAGCCCCTCCAGGGCGGGGGCGTCCGGCTTGAACTTGTCGGTGACGTTGCCCTTGGCATCGAGGTAGCCGGCGGCCTGCACGGCCTTCAGCAGGCCCTCCGCCCCGTCCTTCCCCGCGATCTTTTCGAAGTCGCCCGGCCGCGCAGTCGCCCGGAGCAGGATGTTGGCCGACATCCCCCCCCAGGGGACCGCGCCGCGCTTCCGCCCCAGGTCCGAGATGTACTGGTCGTACGAGGAGAGGGCCTCGGCCGCCTCCATCGTCACTAGGTTAGTGTCCGGAGGGATGGCCTTCATGTCCGCCTGGTACACCCGGTAGACGCTGGCCAGGTAATCCCAGCGGCCCACGTTCGGCCCGATGTATCGGGAGGCCTCCACGACCCGGCCCGTCTGCCGGTCGCGGATGGGGCGGCTGAAGGCGTACATCATCTCCTCGCACTGGAAGGTGGCCTGGATGAGCTCGATCAGCTGGAAGATCTTCACCGTCCCGGGCGGGATCCCCAGCTTCTTCTCCACCTCATAGAGGAAGGTGTGCCAGAGGTCGCACTCCTGGGTGGTCTCGATCTTGGGCAGGTAGAAGGCGACCGGCAGGTCCCGCGCGAGGAGGGACTTCGCGTTGTGCTTGAGGAAGAGCCAGGAATCCACGAAGCCCCCCCCGACAGTCTTCCCGTCCACCAGGAGGTGCCGGTCGTCCAGGTGCAGCCCCCGGGGGCGGTAGATCATGATGGCCACGTCCTTCTCGGGCTTGAGCTGCTTGCCTCCTGCCCCGTCAATGGCGCGCTTGCCCTCGGGCGTCCAGGTACAGAGGAGCTTGAGGCTGCGCTGCGTCCGGAGGGGGCTGTCGGTGGTCTGGGCCGCGGCGTCCTCGCTGTCCGCCATCCACTGCTGGCCCGTGTTCATCGCGGAGATGGCCATCCCGGGGTC harbors:
- a CDS encoding class I SAM-dependent methyltransferase; protein product: MSPHRLIQILQERISAEARIPFALKGLDGRSYRFGEGEPVLQIAIQDPRGWAALSRLDELAFCEAYVAGFLDITGDMLQLIGLREALTDPHPLHRVWRRVSPLIFGQLRTDSRAIAQHYDVEGDFHLLFMDPSRIYSHALFAHDDEPLETAQRRKLDFALDACRLTPGQRVLDVGGGWGGFTEHAGRRGIQVTSLTISNESLRFLTDLIERLHLPCRAICENVLAYRSAEPYDAIVVLGVMEHLPDYRAALGQFHRLLKPGGRVYLDASAVRRKYETSTFISRYIYPGNHSFLCLHDFLAALAETPFALQAVHNDRHSYYLTCKAWAENLERVCGEVIRRWGERLYRTFRLYLWGSAHAFLSDRLQAYRLIVERPLAAREEGSL
- a CDS encoding intradiol ring-cleavage dioxygenase: MGRSRLAMALVLAVGMWGPAGMGALAQGSCAPTRPDSEGPFYKPGAPERAQTGRGLAVRGTVRSAGSCAPIPRARIERWQANPEGAYDDAHRAAMNTDGAGEYRFETNLPRRYFGRPPHIHFKVSAAGHRPLTTQLYLTPGQTEVTFDLVLVAE
- a CDS encoding fatty acid desaturase; its protein translation is MPTLVVFVAIHLGALWAPVTFSWPALGVAALLHYVLGGWGICLGYHRLLTHRSFRTPRWLEYLLAVFGVLSLQGGPITWVADHRIHHGHSDEQRDPHSPKESFLWGHMLWMLFPQRMRLEERARFTPELWGNPFYRFLERWQLALQLPLAALLWGVGGWPFVVYGIFVRLVAVYHCTWLINSACHRWGYRSFATLDDSRNLWWVALLTWGEGWHNNHHAIPTSARHGLRWWEVDPTFLVIRLLEAFGLARDVERPAADLA